One region of Natronobacterium texcoconense genomic DNA includes:
- a CDS encoding DUF7475 family protein, which translates to MAGDVQVDPSLSSLHWLGIGLAVVTAVVHLVLGLGFLPHWMGIAFLVATAGFLFGITLVVVGYRRRLVYLVGIPFTAGQVVLWYVVNEPTALGDISSVEAVDKVAQLLLIAVLVVLYLRDADITAATR; encoded by the coding sequence ATGGCCGGAGACGTCCAGGTCGATCCGTCGCTATCGTCACTTCACTGGCTCGGGATCGGCCTGGCCGTCGTCACCGCAGTCGTCCACCTGGTGCTCGGACTCGGCTTTCTCCCACACTGGATGGGGATCGCCTTCCTCGTCGCGACCGCCGGGTTCCTCTTCGGGATCACCCTGGTGGTGGTCGGCTACCGTCGTCGACTGGTCTATCTCGTCGGCATCCCGTTTACCGCCGGACAGGTCGTGCTCTGGTACGTCGTCAACGAGCCGACGGCCCTCGGCGACATCTCGAGCGTGGAGGCCGTCGACAAGGTTGCACAGCTACTGTTGATCGCCGTGCTCGTCGTCCTCTATCTCCGTGACGCCGATATCACTGCGGCCACGAGGTGA
- the rpl12p gene encoding 50S ribosomal protein P1, producing the protein MEYVYAALILNESGEEINEDNLTDVLDAAGVDVEESRVKALVAALEDVDIDEAVEEAAAAPAAAAGGAAAGGAAADDGGDEGGEEEESDVPDTTDEDDDEDEEADGEGLGELFG; encoded by the coding sequence ATGGAATACGTTTACGCTGCACTCATCCTGAACGAATCGGGCGAAGAGATCAACGAAGACAACCTCACCGACGTGCTCGACGCCGCTGGCGTCGACGTCGAAGAGTCCCGCGTCAAGGCGCTCGTCGCCGCGCTCGAGGACGTCGACATCGACGAGGCCGTCGAGGAAGCCGCCGCTGCACCCGCCGCAGCCGCCGGTGGTGCCGCTGCTGGTGGCGCTGCCGCCGACGACGGTGGCGACGAAGGTGGAGAAGAAGAGGAATCCGACGTTCCGGACACGACGGACGAGGACGACGACGAAGACGAGGAGGCCGACGGCGAAGGTCTCGGCGAACTCTTCGGCTAA
- a CDS encoding 50S ribosomal protein L10, which yields MSAEAERKTENLPQWKKEEVEELADLLEDYESVGIVGLTGIPSKQLQDMRRDLYGTAEVRVSRNTLQVRALEDAGYEDLVEHVEGHVGLVATNDNPFTLYKELEASKTPAPINEGEVAPNDIVIPEGDTGVDPGPFVGELQGIGANARIEDGSIQVMEDSTVLEAGGEVSADLANVLNELGIEPKEVGLDLRAVVAEGVLFDPEDLDIDVEAYESDVATAAARARNLAVNAEYPTASTVPTLVAKATGEAKSLGLQAAIEDEELMPDLVSKADAQLRALAAQIDDEEALPDELQDVEAPAAPAAADEGEEDESADDQDETEADDADTDDDDEDDGDGAEGLGEMFG from the coding sequence ATGAGCGCTGAAGCTGAACGCAAAACCGAGAACCTTCCCCAGTGGAAGAAAGAAGAAGTCGAGGAGCTCGCGGATCTCCTCGAGGACTACGAGAGCGTCGGAATCGTCGGTCTCACCGGCATCCCCTCGAAGCAGCTTCAGGACATGCGCCGCGACCTGTACGGCACCGCGGAAGTGCGGGTTAGCCGTAACACTCTGCAGGTCCGCGCGCTCGAGGATGCAGGTTACGAAGATCTCGTCGAACACGTCGAGGGCCACGTTGGTCTCGTCGCGACCAACGACAACCCCTTCACCCTCTACAAGGAGCTCGAGGCGTCGAAGACGCCCGCTCCGATCAACGAGGGCGAGGTCGCCCCGAACGACATCGTGATCCCCGAAGGGGACACGGGCGTCGACCCGGGGCCGTTCGTCGGCGAACTCCAGGGCATCGGCGCGAACGCACGCATCGAGGACGGTTCGATTCAGGTCATGGAGGACTCGACGGTCCTCGAGGCCGGCGGGGAAGTCTCTGCGGACCTGGCGAACGTCCTCAACGAACTCGGCATCGAGCCCAAGGAAGTCGGGCTCGACCTGCGTGCCGTGGTCGCCGAAGGCGTGCTCTTCGACCCCGAAGACCTCGACATCGACGTCGAGGCCTACGAGAGCGACGTGGCAACGGCCGCCGCTCGCGCACGGAACCTCGCAGTCAATGCGGAGTACCCGACCGCGTCGACGGTCCCGACGCTCGTCGCCAAGGCCACGGGCGAGGCCAAGAGCCTCGGCCTGCAGGCCGCCATCGAGGACGAAGAACTCATGCCCGACCTCGTCTCCAAGGCCGACGCACAGCTGCGTGCGCTGGCTGCCCAGATCGACGACGAGGAAGCGCTGCCGGACGAACTGCAGGACGTCGAAGCGCCTGCAGCGCCGGCGGCCGCTGACGAGGGCGAGGAAGACGAATCGGCAGACGACCAAGACGAGACCGAGGCCGACGACGCCGACACCGACGATGACGACGAAGACGACGGTGACGGTGCAGAAGGTCTCGGCGAGATGTTCGGATAA
- a CDS encoding Brp/Blh family beta-carotene 15,15'-dioxygenase → MTDPKRRARRLSLGFGVLTVVSGLATVAAVDSLPLVYQYLPLVATVLLFGLPHGAVDHLVLPRARRDPVTPRSMAFVGLLYLVVGASYAVVWFVTPATAFALFILVTLLHWGQGDVYALLEFVDASHLETRTARILALVVRGGLPMLVPLVAFPDQYAFVAESLVGLFDPNAAAALEPAFEPAVRMTVGTGFGALIALSLAFGYHRADALEPWLIDAGETLGLVAFFALVPPILAIGLYFALWHSVRHILRTLLVDDGALEALADGAYGTATARFARDATPLTAGALVILGGLALLVPQTPATVPDAVALYLVCIAVLTVPHVVVVTLLDLEQGVWSQP, encoded by the coding sequence ATGACCGACCCGAAGCGGCGAGCGAGACGTCTCAGTCTCGGGTTCGGCGTCCTCACAGTCGTCTCCGGGCTCGCAACCGTCGCCGCCGTCGACTCCCTGCCACTCGTCTACCAGTACCTCCCGCTCGTGGCGACCGTCCTCCTCTTCGGACTTCCACACGGTGCCGTCGACCACCTCGTGCTTCCGCGTGCACGGCGCGATCCTGTTACGCCTCGGTCGATGGCGTTCGTCGGACTGCTCTACCTCGTCGTCGGTGCGAGCTACGCCGTCGTCTGGTTCGTCACTCCCGCGACCGCGTTCGCTCTCTTCATCCTCGTGACGCTACTGCACTGGGGACAGGGCGACGTCTACGCCCTGCTCGAGTTCGTGGACGCGTCGCACCTCGAGACGCGAACCGCTCGCATACTCGCTCTCGTCGTTCGTGGCGGACTCCCGATGCTCGTCCCGCTGGTCGCCTTTCCCGACCAGTACGCGTTCGTCGCGGAGTCACTGGTGGGACTGTTCGATCCGAACGCGGCGGCCGCGCTCGAGCCAGCGTTCGAACCGGCGGTCCGGATGACTGTCGGCACCGGCTTCGGTGCGCTGATCGCTCTGTCGCTCGCATTCGGCTACCACAGGGCGGACGCGCTCGAGCCGTGGCTGATCGATGCGGGCGAAACGCTCGGACTCGTCGCCTTCTTCGCGCTCGTCCCGCCGATACTCGCGATCGGGCTCTACTTCGCACTGTGGCACTCGGTCCGGCACATTCTCCGGACGCTACTCGTCGACGACGGCGCACTCGAGGCGCTCGCTGACGGAGCCTACGGAACCGCGACGGCGCGGTTCGCTCGCGACGCCACACCCCTGACGGCCGGCGCGCTCGTGATTCTGGGCGGACTGGCGCTTCTCGTTCCCCAGACGCCCGCGACCGTCCCCGACGCCGTGGCGCTGTATCTCGTCTGTATCGCCGTACTGACTGTTCCACACGTCGTCGTGGTCACGCTGCTCGACCTCGAGCAGGGCGTCTGGTCGCAGCCGTAA
- a CDS encoding 50S ribosomal protein L1, with the protein MADSDIETAVARALEESPDRNFTETVDLAINLRDLDLNEPSNRVDESIVLPSGTGQETRIAVIAEGETAVRAEEVADEVLSEDDVADLDDDEAKDMADETDFFIAEEAMMQDIARHLGTILGPRGKMPDPLAPDDDVVETVNRLKNTVQLRSGDRRTFHTLVGSEDMDAEDVADNIDVVLRRLHADLEKGPQNIDGVYVKTTMGPSVEVA; encoded by the coding sequence ATGGCAGATTCGGATATTGAAACCGCAGTGGCTCGCGCACTCGAGGAGTCGCCCGATCGGAACTTCACCGAGACGGTAGACCTCGCGATCAATTTGCGCGACCTTGACCTGAACGAACCGTCGAACCGTGTTGACGAGTCCATCGTGCTCCCGTCCGGAACCGGACAGGAGACACGAATCGCCGTCATTGCCGAGGGCGAGACCGCAGTCCGCGCCGAAGAGGTCGCGGACGAGGTCCTCTCGGAGGACGACGTGGCCGACCTTGACGACGACGAAGCCAAGGATATGGCCGACGAGACGGACTTCTTCATCGCCGAAGAAGCGATGATGCAAGACATCGCCCGGCACCTGGGTACCATTCTCGGTCCCCGGGGGAAGATGCCGGATCCGCTCGCGCCCGACGACGACGTCGTCGAGACCGTCAACCGGCTCAAGAACACCGTGCAGCTTCGCTCCGGCGACCGACGAACGTTCCACACGCTCGTCGGGTCCGAAGATATGGACGCCGAAGACGTCGCCGACAACATCGACGTCGTCCTGCGACGTCTGCACGCCGACCTCGAGAAGGGCCCCCAGAACATCGATGGCGTCTACGTGAAGACGACCATGGGCCCATCCGTGGAGGTGGCCTAA
- a CDS encoding lycopene cyclase domain-containing protein, producing MTPPLSYLGFHAVFVLPPILVLGWLAARRSDAWLTREGVTGLAIILVLAVTYTTPWTNHMIPVGVWWYGEDVVLGRLWHTPIEEYLFFVLQPILTALVLFQFPTKTDLSLRIPASHRLVGALGGFVICAAGWTLLEGTTYYLGSLLFWAGPILAIQWAFGLTYLWHVRRPVALAVSLPTLYLWLADRIAIEWGIWVISETHTTGYALAGLPIEEALFFLLTNVFVVQGIVLYVWLIDRAHELPSLERLHQVRR from the coding sequence ATGACGCCACCGCTCTCGTATCTCGGCTTTCACGCCGTGTTCGTTCTCCCGCCGATTCTCGTCCTCGGGTGGCTCGCCGCCCGGCGATCCGATGCGTGGCTGACCCGCGAGGGTGTTACGGGGCTCGCGATCATTCTCGTTCTCGCAGTGACGTACACGACGCCCTGGACTAACCACATGATCCCAGTCGGTGTCTGGTGGTACGGCGAGGACGTAGTGCTGGGTCGACTCTGGCATACACCTATCGAGGAGTACCTCTTTTTCGTCCTGCAGCCGATCCTGACTGCGCTCGTCCTCTTTCAGTTTCCCACGAAGACTGATCTCTCGCTCCGGATTCCCGCGAGCCATCGACTCGTCGGCGCCCTCGGAGGGTTCGTTATCTGTGCCGCCGGCTGGACGCTGCTCGAGGGGACGACGTACTACCTCGGATCGCTGCTGTTCTGGGCAGGACCGATCCTCGCGATCCAGTGGGCGTTCGGACTCACGTACCTGTGGCACGTTCGCCGCCCCGTCGCGCTCGCCGTTTCCCTCCCGACGCTGTACCTGTGGCTCGCCGACCGAATCGCCATCGAGTGGGGGATTTGGGTTATCTCCGAGACCCACACCACCGGCTACGCGCTCGCGGGGCTTCCGATCGAGGAGGCGCTCTTTTTCCTCCTGACGAACGTCTTCGTCGTCCAGGGGATCGTGCTCTACGTCTGGCTGATCGACCGCGCCCACGAACTGCCGTCACTCGAGCGACTCCACCAGGTTCGGAGGTGA